A window from Magnetospirillum sp. WYHS-4 encodes these proteins:
- a CDS encoding S1C family serine protease translates to MAILLLGALALGACQHGLKPPMAAGVAEGGTAPKADGAPQPPARVSRDFYPIFYDQKAHLESLVKDGNFADADRLLEEQQDWFAANRDKALPVLEEVAAHFNGQKKAGIGEALTQVEGLAWPAGRDRWTALRKALQDARAQRDGYAKPMVLRDAAFKSPEATKLEEVLEAKEGLIRKAAPEQFAAFPHFGEEGFFAVFPVKLDGGALFRENPGLLEKALAAAKAAEVQKFAANYPLEAIGIDARKAVGERLMAAIAKESGGKQDLASVLGAHRAAKQAGFDKVDLKGVKIAFVEVTSHTLLKHKQIEFSASVDVDLPVETAKAELDDALSNSTAQAADYIVVFDVAMAKASRRMTKSEAVRSRQVVGTEKEPNPEWDLAQMEIGAARDDLSHTRFQNTMNNYSYSSNPYASPGAGLIGALGGMIAQGIAANELEKRKMKLLSTPRYIEKPVYADYDYQKVQTKGTKTMTVNYYVIDRRNKTYFKDTLDVVERRNFDVVYNVADNDPDKDRNRSSGDTEATVDEWERASSAVKLSQLVDHYLANRKAAKPLPSHEALRKEMLADKNVALAKHKEERIELRPKNDARFDHVVAIYMPGKGGLGSGFFVTPDVVMTNYHVVKEMQFAEMKLYDGQESFGKIFAKDVRLDLALVKVQSRGKPVKLYSGSEIDLGTTVEAIGHPRGFEFSITRGVVSAVRKGSGNDFKGNKPSHQMVGGKDVLYLQIDAPISPGNSGGPLFLGDKVVGVNTWGRTDAQNLNFAVHYSEVAGFLREYMPEYAVKAN, encoded by the coding sequence TTGGCTATTCTCCTATTAGGCGCTCTCGCCCTGGGAGCCTGCCAGCACGGACTGAAGCCCCCGATGGCAGCAGGCGTGGCGGAAGGCGGAACCGCTCCCAAGGCGGACGGGGCGCCGCAACCGCCGGCCAGGGTGTCGCGCGACTTCTACCCCATCTTCTACGATCAGAAGGCCCATCTGGAGAGCCTGGTCAAGGACGGCAACTTCGCCGATGCCGACCGTCTGCTGGAAGAGCAGCAGGACTGGTTCGCGGCGAACCGCGACAAGGCCCTGCCGGTCCTCGAAGAGGTGGCGGCTCATTTCAACGGCCAGAAGAAGGCCGGAATCGGGGAAGCGCTGACGCAAGTCGAAGGCCTCGCCTGGCCCGCCGGACGCGACCGTTGGACGGCATTGCGCAAGGCTCTGCAGGACGCCCGCGCCCAGCGGGACGGCTATGCCAAGCCCATGGTGCTGCGCGACGCGGCTTTCAAATCGCCCGAGGCGACGAAGCTGGAAGAAGTCCTGGAAGCCAAGGAAGGCCTGATCCGCAAGGCCGCACCCGAGCAGTTCGCCGCCTTTCCCCATTTCGGCGAGGAAGGATTCTTCGCCGTCTTCCCGGTCAAGCTGGACGGCGGGGCCCTGTTCCGCGAGAACCCGGGCCTGTTGGAAAAGGCCTTGGCCGCGGCGAAAGCGGCAGAGGTCCAGAAGTTCGCGGCCAATTACCCCCTCGAAGCCATCGGCATCGATGCCCGCAAGGCGGTGGGCGAACGCCTGATGGCGGCCATCGCCAAGGAAAGCGGCGGCAAACAGGACTTGGCCAGTGTTTTGGGCGCCCATCGGGCAGCCAAGCAGGCGGGCTTCGACAAGGTGGATTTGAAGGGGGTCAAGATCGCCTTCGTCGAGGTGACCAGCCATACCCTGCTCAAGCACAAGCAGATCGAGTTCTCGGCTTCCGTCGACGTGGACCTGCCGGTGGAAACCGCCAAGGCCGAGCTGGACGACGCCCTTTCCAACTCCACCGCCCAGGCCGCCGACTACATCGTCGTGTTCGACGTGGCGATGGCCAAGGCGTCGCGCCGCATGACCAAGAGCGAGGCGGTCCGCTCGCGCCAGGTGGTCGGCACGGAAAAGGAGCCCAATCCGGAATGGGACCTGGCGCAGATGGAAATCGGCGCCGCCCGCGACGACCTGAGCCACACCCGGTTCCAGAACACCATGAACAACTATTCCTACAGTTCGAACCCCTATGCCTCGCCGGGAGCCGGCTTGATCGGGGCCTTGGGCGGCATGATCGCCCAGGGCATCGCGGCCAACGAACTGGAAAAGCGCAAGATGAAGCTTCTGAGCACGCCGCGCTACATCGAGAAGCCGGTCTACGCCGATTACGACTACCAGAAGGTCCAGACCAAGGGCACCAAGACGATGACGGTGAACTACTATGTCATCGACCGGCGCAACAAGACCTACTTCAAGGATACCCTGGACGTGGTCGAGCGGCGCAATTTCGACGTGGTCTACAACGTCGCGGACAACGATCCGGACAAGGACAGGAACCGCTCCTCAGGCGATACCGAGGCCACGGTCGACGAATGGGAACGGGCGTCCTCCGCCGTCAAGCTGTCGCAACTGGTCGACCACTACCTGGCCAACCGCAAGGCCGCCAAGCCCTTGCCCAGCCACGAAGCCCTGCGCAAGGAGATGCTGGCCGACAAGAACGTCGCCCTGGCCAAGCACAAGGAGGAAAGGATCGAACTGCGCCCGAAGAACGATGCCCGTTTCGACCATGTGGTCGCCATCTACATGCCGGGCAAGGGAGGCCTGGGTTCCGGCTTCTTCGTCACCCCCGACGTGGTGATGACCAACTACCACGTGGTCAAGGAGATGCAGTTCGCCGAGATGAAGCTCTACGACGGCCAGGAATCCTTCGGCAAGATCTTCGCCAAAGATGTCCGCCTGGACCTTGCCCTGGTCAAGGTGCAAAGCCGCGGCAAGCCGGTGAAGCTCTATTCGGGAAGCGAGATCGACCTGGGCACGACGGTCGAGGCGATCGGCCACCCCAGGGGGTTCGAGTTCTCCATCACGCGGGGTGTCGTCAGCGCCGTCCGCAAGGGCTCCGGCAACGATTTCAAGGGCAACAAGCCGAGCCATCAGATGGTGGGCGGCAAGGACGTGCTTTACCTGCAGATCGATGCGCCCATCAGCCCCGGAAATTCCGGCGGGCCGCTGTTCCTGGGCGACAAGGTCGTAGGTGTTAACACCTGGGGGCGGACGGACGCACAGAACCTTAATTTTGCGGTTCATTACTCCGAGGTTGCCGGTTTTCTCCGCGAATACATGCCCGAATATGCCGTCAAGGCCAATTGA